In Niallia sp. FSL W8-0635, one genomic interval encodes:
- a CDS encoding sugar transferase yields MQANRSIHILKEISIVQANKLTSSKKVSFYQFFKRIMDLFIASIGTVITLPLILLFAVLIRVDSPGSPFYIQKRVGKNGKCFNLIKLRSMRNDAEKDGEKWAEVNDPRITKIGTFIRKTRIDELPQLISVLKGDMSIIGPRPERPSFTAKFSEEIDGFSNRLLVKPGLTGLAQVNGGYDISPEEKLKYDLQYINNLTFSLEMKILLKTIKVVLTGEGAR; encoded by the coding sequence ATGCAGGCTAACAGGAGTATCCATATTTTAAAAGAGATATCAATTGTACAAGCAAATAAACTTACGTCATCTAAAAAAGTTTCCTTTTATCAGTTTTTTAAAAGAATAATGGATCTCTTTATAGCGAGTATAGGTACTGTGATTACCCTCCCATTAATTCTATTATTTGCTGTTCTTATTCGAGTGGATTCCCCTGGTTCTCCCTTTTATATTCAAAAAAGAGTCGGGAAGAATGGGAAATGCTTCAATTTAATTAAATTGCGTTCGATGAGAAATGATGCAGAAAAAGATGGAGAAAAATGGGCAGAGGTAAATGATCCAAGAATTACAAAAATCGGTACATTTATAAGAAAAACGAGAATTGATGAATTACCACAATTGATTTCTGTATTAAAAGGAGATATGTCCATTATTGGACCTAGGCCAGAAAGACCATCTTTTACTGCAAAATTCAGCGAGGAAATAGATGGATTTTCCAATAGACTCCTTGTGAAACCTGGTTTAACAGGACTTGCACAAGTGAATGGTGGCTATGATATCTCACCAGAGGAAAAGCTTAAGTACGATCTTCAATATATTAATAATTTAACGTTTTCTTTAGAAATGAAAATTTTATTAAAGACAATAAAGGTTGTGTTGACAGGAGAAGGTGCAAGGTAA
- a CDS encoding NAD-dependent epimerase/dehydratase family protein: protein MTKVLVTGGAGFIGSHIVEGLLEEGYEVVVIDNFSSGKFENIKDLPVKICPFDITDPRVIDVIVDLNPSFIIHQAAQVSVAESVHDILHDENVNVKGSLHVIKAAIRASVEKILFASSAAVYGNPVELPVTTDHPTLPESPYGLTKLTVEKYLKLAYKFYGLSYGILRYSNVYGPRQDGKGEGGVISIFADRILENKAPIIYGSGEQTRDFIYVKDVASANVQALKQQDNICLNISSNNRISINQLWEKMGDIGEVSFNPAYKAVRDGDILHSILCNEETMAQLDWMPRTNLEDGLRETLFSSKSVLQK from the coding sequence ATGACCAAGGTTCTAGTTACAGGTGGAGCAGGTTTTATTGGATCACATATTGTAGAAGGTCTATTAGAAGAAGGATATGAAGTAGTTGTTATCGATAATTTTTCATCAGGGAAATTTGAAAATATTAAAGATTTACCGGTTAAAATTTGTCCATTTGATATAACGGATCCAAGAGTAATCGATGTTATTGTCGACTTAAATCCTTCTTTTATTATTCACCAGGCTGCACAGGTAAGTGTGGCAGAATCGGTCCATGATATATTGCATGATGAAAATGTCAATGTAAAAGGATCTTTGCATGTGATTAAAGCAGCTATTCGTGCCTCTGTAGAGAAAATATTATTTGCTTCTTCTGCAGCTGTATACGGGAATCCTGTGGAGCTTCCTGTTACGACGGATCATCCGACTTTACCTGAATCACCTTATGGATTAACCAAGTTAACAGTCGAGAAATATCTAAAGTTAGCGTATAAATTTTATGGGCTATCCTATGGGATTCTAAGATACAGCAATGTTTATGGACCAAGGCAGGATGGTAAGGGCGAAGGCGGAGTCATCTCTATTTTTGCTGATCGTATTCTTGAAAATAAGGCTCCTATTATTTATGGTTCTGGAGAACAAACTCGAGACTTTATCTATGTAAAGGATGTAGCAAGTGCAAATGTACAGGCATTAAAGCAACAAGATAATATTTGCTTAAATATTTCATCTAATAATCGAATTTCTATTAATCAGCTTTGGGAAAAGATGGGGGATATTGGAGAAGTTTCATTTAATCCAGCATATAAAGCAGTAAGAGATGGAGATATTCTACATAGCATCCTTTGTAACGAGGAGACAATGGCGCAATTAGATTGGATGCCTCGAACCAATTTAGAAGATGGATTAAGAGAAACCCTTTTCTCATCAAAAAGTGTGTTACAAAAATAA
- a CDS encoding energy-coupling factor transporter ATPase, which translates to MQIELKDVSANYQIGPIRKPNVLNDVNLTIESGTFTALIGRTGAGKSSLLKTLNGLLLPTKGSVRIGETIIKPPYSKEAIRIIRKQVGMVFQFPESQLFAETVEKDICFGPLNFGVPFKEAKEIAKKVITLVGLEPAILSKSPFSLSGGQKRRVAIAGILAMEPSVLILDEPGAGLDPQGKKEIMSLISTWHQQEGLTTILVTHDMEDVAIYADRVILMDQGQIIKYEKTENIFSDTDLLESWGLEMPQARRYQIKIEQEAGIKLPMVCLTLEELADALVSVGLV; encoded by the coding sequence ATGCAAATCGAATTAAAGGATGTATCAGCAAATTATCAGATCGGACCAATTCGCAAACCCAATGTATTAAATGATGTAAATCTTACAATTGAATCAGGGACTTTTACCGCGCTTATTGGAAGAACTGGTGCTGGAAAATCAAGTTTATTAAAAACGTTAAATGGATTGCTTTTACCAACAAAAGGTAGTGTTCGTATAGGAGAAACAATTATAAAACCTCCTTATTCTAAAGAAGCAATCCGGATTATTCGAAAACAAGTAGGGATGGTATTTCAATTTCCAGAGTCTCAATTATTCGCTGAAACAGTTGAAAAAGATATTTGCTTTGGTCCTCTAAATTTCGGCGTCCCATTTAAAGAAGCGAAGGAAATTGCTAAAAAAGTGATTACGTTGGTGGGATTAGAACCAGCTATTTTATCCAAATCTCCCTTTTCTTTATCTGGCGGGCAAAAAAGACGAGTTGCTATTGCTGGGATATTAGCAATGGAGCCATCTGTGCTGATTTTAGACGAACCTGGGGCTGGCTTGGATCCACAGGGAAAAAAAGAAATAATGTCGCTTATTTCTACTTGGCACCAGCAAGAAGGCTTGACTACCATTCTAGTTACACATGACATGGAGGATGTGGCGATATACGCAGATCGAGTTATTTTAATGGACCAAGGACAAATTATAAAATATGAAAAAACGGAAAATATCTTTTCTGATACAGATTTATTAGAGAGTTGGGGTCTAGAAATGCCTCAGGCCAGACGCTATCAAATAAAAATTGAACAGGAAGCAGGAATAAAATTACCAATGGTTTGCTTAACATTAGAAGAACTAGCAGATGCTTTGGTTTCGGTGGGATTAGTATGA
- the tuaB gene encoding teichuronic acid biosynthesis protein TuaB gives MDSIKSKINSGAKWTSISTLVITLLQIGQFVILGNAMSAREFGMIGMLTTIIIFAQIFVELGLGAAVIQKHHATDRQLSTLFWINILFGILICILMQVASPIIADYFQTNELEEKIRLLSIVFLIAPIGQQSQYLMQRDLSFQLLGKIETIATILSFGLLIGLIVFTKQHPINAYVWSQICLYSLKGVLFFICYLPKWKPSFVLDMKDCKEFFSFGVYQLLSRLVNRLGSNIDMLLIGRFIGMEALGIYNLVYQIVTIPVLKLNPIITRVAFPVFAMDKNNNQALETGYLYMTKLLAIVSFPLLLGLLSVADLVIPLFFGEQWVEAIPILHIMIIVGILRVLMNPNGSILLAKGKANISFYWDSGVLVCYGLALLAAVQSNQLEIVAWTYVAVSILNFIGGRMLLTRMIGLQLKRYVKVLLLPFILAGVSSGIALLLKNQMISIHNNIVWALIWSVLISGISYLLLLLVSKKLDLREEYR, from the coding sequence TTGGACTCCATTAAGAGCAAAATTAACAGTGGAGCAAAATGGACCAGCATATCGACATTAGTCATTACTTTATTGCAAATTGGGCAGTTTGTAATACTAGGAAATGCAATGAGTGCAAGGGAATTTGGCATGATAGGCATGTTAACAACCATCATTATCTTTGCACAAATTTTTGTCGAATTAGGACTAGGGGCAGCTGTTATTCAAAAGCATCATGCAACAGATAGACAGTTGTCCACTTTATTTTGGATAAATATTCTTTTTGGGATTCTTATCTGTATTCTAATGCAGGTTGCTAGTCCTATTATCGCGGATTACTTTCAAACGAATGAGCTCGAGGAAAAAATACGTCTGTTATCTATTGTTTTTTTGATTGCGCCAATCGGTCAGCAATCCCAGTATTTAATGCAACGTGACTTATCTTTTCAGCTGTTAGGAAAAATTGAGACGATAGCTACTATTTTAAGCTTTGGTCTCTTAATTGGTTTGATTGTTTTCACGAAGCAACATCCAATAAATGCGTATGTATGGTCGCAGATTTGTCTCTATTCCTTGAAAGGAGTTCTTTTTTTTATTTGTTACCTTCCGAAGTGGAAACCCAGCTTTGTGCTAGATATGAAGGACTGTAAAGAATTCTTTTCGTTTGGAGTGTATCAGCTTTTATCACGGCTTGTGAATCGTCTAGGTAGTAATATCGACATGTTGTTGATCGGGAGATTTATTGGAATGGAGGCACTGGGAATATATAACTTAGTCTATCAAATAGTGACGATTCCTGTTCTTAAGTTGAATCCCATTATAACAAGAGTTGCATTTCCGGTGTTTGCGATGGATAAAAATAATAATCAGGCATTGGAGACAGGTTATTTATACATGACCAAATTATTGGCAATTGTTTCTTTTCCGTTGCTTCTGGGGTTACTTTCCGTTGCGGATTTAGTTATTCCTCTATTTTTTGGAGAGCAATGGGTAGAGGCGATTCCGATTTTACACATTATGATTATTGTTGGGATTTTAAGGGTCCTTATGAATCCCAATGGCAGCATCCTATTAGCTAAGGGAAAGGCGAATATTTCATTTTATTGGGATTCAGGAGTACTAGTTTGCTACGGCTTAGCATTGTTAGCGGCAGTGCAGAGCAATCAGCTAGAAATAGTGGCGTGGACATATGTAGCTGTTAGCATTCTTAATTTTATTGGTGGAAGAATGCTATTAACTAGAATGATAGGACTTCAATTGAAAAGGTATGTAAAGGTGTTGCTGTTACCATTTATTCTTGCAGGAGTAAGCAGTGGAATCGCATTGCTATTAAAAAATCAAATGATTTCCATTCATAATAATATAGTTTGGGCGCTTATATGGTCTGTTTTGATAAGTGGGATAAGTTATTTATTGTTATTACTTGTATCGAAGAAGCTGGATCTTAGAGAAGAATATCGATAA
- a CDS encoding energy-coupling factor transporter transmembrane component T family protein, which translates to MNKLILGRYFPGESWLHLLDARAKMISVVLLIVMLFIADNWQAYLFLWLVTLVIMHLSQVPFRTYIRGVKPMIWLILFTVVLQVLFTSGSKVYVTWGPISISEYGLINGLFIFSRFVMIVFLSTVLTLTTKPIDLTDGINKLLSPLRLVKIPVDDISIMLSISLRFIPNLLDETQKVMDAQRARGTEFGDGSLFKQMKTLVPIFLPLFASSLNRAEEMANMMDVKGYQSGISRSTFRRVYWKKQDSWCLCSVLFIGLVTFLLS; encoded by the coding sequence ATGAATAAATTAATTTTAGGAAGGTATTTTCCAGGGGAATCATGGCTTCATCTGTTAGATGCTCGGGCGAAAATGATCTCTGTGGTTTTACTTATTGTTATGCTATTTATAGCAGATAATTGGCAAGCCTATTTATTTTTGTGGCTGGTTACCCTTGTGATTATGCATTTATCACAAGTTCCTTTTCGTACGTATATACGGGGAGTAAAGCCGATGATCTGGCTCATTTTATTCACAGTAGTGCTACAAGTGCTATTTACTTCTGGCAGCAAAGTATATGTAACATGGGGACCTATTTCCATTTCAGAGTACGGCTTAATAAATGGCCTATTTATTTTTAGTCGTTTTGTTATGATCGTATTTTTATCCACCGTTTTAACATTAACAACAAAGCCAATTGATTTAACAGATGGAATAAATAAACTTTTATCGCCGTTGCGTTTAGTAAAGATTCCTGTTGATGATATTAGCATCATGTTGTCCATTTCCTTACGCTTCATTCCTAATTTACTTGATGAGACACAAAAGGTAATGGATGCACAAAGAGCAAGAGGGACAGAGTTTGGCGACGGGTCTTTATTCAAGCAAATGAAAACATTGGTGCCAATATTTCTTCCATTGTTTGCAAGCTCTCTAAATAGAGCAGAGGAAATGGCAAATATGATGGATGTAAAAGGATATCAATCTGGAATAAGCCGATCTACTTTTCGAAGAGTATATTGGAAAAAACAAGATTCATGGTGTTTATGTAGTGTATTATTCATTGGACTGGTAACATTTTTATTAAGTTGA
- a CDS encoding energy-coupling factor transporter ATPase produces MDVVLEVEGLSFRYDKKQDKGNVSDVSFQLREGEWTALIGHNGSGKSTLAHLLVGLLQPDTGQLKINGTILRKEAVSRDIGIVFQNPENQFIGTTVEDDVAFGLENINMPYKEMRERVNKALEDVGMTDYRMADPSQLSGGQKQRVAIAGMLALQPKVLILDEAFVMLDPRSRMELMDTIRELTNKGMTILSITHDMEEAAHADKVMVMQRGRLMKVESPAQLFFTDSSLEKPFAEKLRNTLKNRGCSVPGKYMTEEEMVLWICKSN; encoded by the coding sequence TTGGATGTTGTTTTAGAAGTGGAAGGATTAAGCTTTCGCTATGATAAAAAGCAGGATAAGGGCAATGTATCTGACGTTTCCTTTCAATTAAGAGAAGGAGAATGGACCGCGCTTATTGGTCATAATGGAAGTGGTAAGTCTACATTAGCTCATTTACTTGTTGGATTGCTTCAACCTGATACAGGACAATTGAAGATAAATGGTACTATTTTAAGAAAAGAGGCAGTGTCTCGTGATATCGGCATCGTTTTTCAAAATCCTGAAAATCAATTTATTGGAACAACGGTAGAGGATGATGTTGCTTTCGGACTGGAAAATATAAATATGCCTTATAAAGAAATGCGAGAAAGAGTAAATAAGGCATTAGAAGATGTAGGAATGACTGATTATCGTATGGCGGATCCTTCGCAATTATCAGGTGGGCAAAAACAAAGAGTGGCAATTGCGGGAATGCTGGCATTGCAGCCAAAGGTGCTTATATTAGACGAAGCTTTTGTTATGTTGGATCCAAGAAGCAGAATGGAATTAATGGATACAATACGTGAGTTAACAAACAAGGGAATGACAATCCTATCGATTACTCATGATATGGAGGAAGCAGCCCATGCGGATAAAGTAATGGTTATGCAACGAGGGAGACTAATGAAAGTAGAAAGTCCCGCTCAGTTGTTTTTCACTGATTCGTCACTTGAAAAACCATTTGCAGAAAAACTAAGAAATACGTTAAAAAATAGAGGGTGTAGTGTCCCAGGAAAATATATGACAGAAGAAGAAATGGTGTTATGGATATGCAAATCGAATTAA
- the tuaC gene encoding teichuronic acid biosynthesis protein TuaC has translation MKVLWITSVYPSAENPGNGVFHETQVKALTSLGVEVTVINPIPLNASIIRIWKKRYRKKKLPYLEKRNGVNVYRPVYRAIPGQLRWFQPDKRIAESILKTLKKETLNFDFIHAHFAMPSGGAARIVAATYQKPWLLTLHGSDVHIYPSFSQSAERIFQKTVKSADEVIAVGEHLAKAAVLKAGRECTPIPIGIDLSTFKITENSLLKTKRKEKLALPKNKKIILSIGRLVKEKGIFELAEALPYLPEEYVVVYVGDGPGKEKLQRQEMYNDRLFLVGQIPNDKVREYLLASDIFILPSYSEGLPTVVIEAMALKIPIICTNVGGVPDLFGEYANLLIQPRSVQDIVARVKELIADPVFYEAVTEELYQRVHANYSAVDNANKLVEKYRELTNKSIDSTHEINHIWEEAK, from the coding sequence ATGAAGGTGTTGTGGATAACCAGTGTTTACCCTAGTGCAGAGAACCCTGGAAATGGGGTGTTTCATGAAACACAGGTAAAAGCATTAACTTCTTTAGGAGTAGAAGTAACGGTTATTAATCCGATTCCCTTAAACGCATCCATTATTAGAATATGGAAGAAAAGATACCGAAAAAAGAAGCTGCCATATTTGGAGAAGCGGAATGGAGTAAATGTATACAGACCCGTGTATAGAGCGATCCCTGGCCAACTTCGCTGGTTTCAGCCGGATAAACGTATCGCAGAGAGCATTCTTAAAACCTTGAAGAAAGAAACATTAAATTTTGATTTTATCCATGCTCACTTTGCAATGCCATCTGGAGGTGCGGCAAGAATTGTTGCTGCTACATATCAGAAGCCATGGCTTTTAACATTACATGGAAGTGATGTTCATATTTATCCTTCGTTTAGTCAAAGTGCTGAGCGGATTTTTCAAAAAACGGTTAAATCCGCAGATGAGGTAATTGCAGTGGGAGAGCATCTTGCAAAGGCAGCAGTGTTGAAAGCAGGAAGAGAATGTACCCCGATTCCTATAGGGATTGATTTATCGACATTCAAGATAACAGAAAATTCCTTATTGAAAACAAAGCGTAAAGAGAAGTTAGCATTGCCTAAGAATAAAAAAATCATTCTGTCTATTGGGCGCCTTGTGAAAGAAAAGGGGATTTTTGAATTAGCAGAAGCATTGCCTTATCTTCCAGAGGAATATGTAGTCGTGTATGTAGGCGATGGACCGGGAAAGGAAAAGCTACAAAGACAGGAAATGTATAATGATCGATTATTTTTAGTGGGACAAATTCCTAATGACAAAGTGCGAGAGTATTTACTTGCAAGTGATATTTTTATTTTACCGTCTTATTCGGAGGGATTGCCTACTGTTGTGATAGAGGCAATGGCTTTGAAAATCCCAATTATTTGTACAAATGTAGGAGGGGTACCAGATTTATTTGGTGAATATGCTAATCTATTAATCCAACCTCGATCGGTACAGGATATTGTAGCAAGAGTAAAAGAGTTAATTGCTGATCCGGTTTTCTATGAAGCGGTAACAGAGGAATTATATCAGCGTGTCCATGCAAATTACTCTGCAGTTGATAATGCTAACAAGCTAGTGGAGAAATATAGAGAATTAACAAATAAGTCTATAGATTCTACTCATGAAATAAATCACATTTGGGAGGAAGCGAAATGA